AAAAGGGCGATGAAATACAAATTGAAGCAACTGGTGATGATGAAAAAAGAGCGGTTGAACAATTAAAATTATTAATTGAAAATCGTTTTGATTTTGTCGATGAAGTTTAAGTTTATATTAAACATTTGAATTTTGAAAACATAAATTCAGAAAACAGTGAAGAACATAAGTATGAATGCAAATTCATGCTTTTCTTTTTTCTGAATAATTTGTAATGCATTATATTATGATATATGGAGAACAGCATGCGAAAATTATTAATAGCAATTTCTTTTTTTACCCGGATACCGATTAAATTAAGTGACGTAACCAATGAAGAGTTTTATGACAGTATGATTTTAATCCCCGTAGTCGGGCTCTTTATTGGATTGATCTTATACGGTGTTGCAATCGTATTATCGTTAATCCATTTTATCTCGCTGCAGGCGCTATTGATGGTAATTGCCTATATCTGGTTAACCGGAGGATTACATCTTGACGGCTTTGCCGATACCACTGATGCTCTGTTCAGTGCCAGAGATCAAAAAAAAATGATGGAAATTATGAAAGACAGCCGCTTGGGCGCTTTTGGCGCCATTGGTCTAATTCTACTTATTTTAACCAATTGGATGTGTTATACCATAATATTACCGGAGCATAGTGCTGTTCTCCTGGTTGTTCCCTTATTTGGCAGGGTCGCAGCAATAATGTCAACCTGTTTTTCTACCTATGCGCCAGGCGGCGGCGGATTGGGAAAACGATTTGTTGAGATGACAAAGCTACACCATTTCATCATCTATATCGTGTTATTGTTTGTTTTTGCAACCATTATTCTTGGGTTACCGGGACTGATCACAGCGGTTATCTGTTTGCTTCCGGCGCTGATCTTAATGAAAAATCTGCAACATAAAATCGGGGGAATGACTGGCGATACAATTGGCATGACGATCGAACTCAATCAAACCTTTTTTATGGTTGTTTTCAGTGTAATTCTTATCAATTTCCCAATCTATTTTAAACTTTTTAAAGGATTGTTGTGAAAAGTGTTGAATTATTTTAAGAAAGGGTATGAATGAAGAAATCAGTAACCAATAAGGATAACAAATGCCGCGATCAAAATCATCGCTTTTTGCCAATGTCAATCGATGAAATGAAAAATTTGGGAATCAATCAATGCGATTTCATTCTTGTAACCGGGGATGCCTATGTCGATCATCCTTCTTTTGGCACCGCTATTATTGGTCGAGTGCTTCAATCAAAAGGTTATACGGTTGGAATCATTGCCCAGCCAAACTGGCAAAATAATGATGATTTTAAAAAACTAGGCCCCCCACGTCTGGGATTTCTTGTCACTGCAGGTAATTTGGATTCGATGGTAAATCATTTCACCGTG
This is a stretch of genomic DNA from Acetobacterium woodii DSM 1030. It encodes these proteins:
- the cobS gene encoding adenosylcobinamide-GDP ribazoletransferase, coding for MRKLLIAISFFTRIPIKLSDVTNEEFYDSMILIPVVGLFIGLILYGVAIVLSLIHFISLQALLMVIAYIWLTGGLHLDGFADTTDALFSARDQKKMMEIMKDSRLGAFGAIGLILLILTNWMCYTIILPEHSAVLLVVPLFGRVAAIMSTCFSTYAPGGGGLGKRFVEMTKLHHFIIYIVLLFVFATIILGLPGLITAVICLLPALILMKNLQHKIGGMTGDTIGMTIELNQTFFMVVFSVILINFPIYFKLFKGLL